ACTGGGAGAAGTTTGAGAAATGGGCCGCCACGGTGCCCTACACCGTACGCAACCCCCTCTACCACTGGACGCACCTGGAGCTGCGCCGCTACTTCGGCATTACTGAGCTGCTGAACAAAGACAGCGCCCGCCGCATCTACGACCAGTGCAACGCGCTGCTCCAAACGCCCGCATACAGTGTGCAGGGCCTGCTGCGCAAAATGAACGTGGCAACCGTGTGCACCACCGACGACCCGGCCGACACCTTGGAGCACCACCAGGCGCTGGCTAGCCACGACTTTGGCACCCGCATTCTGCCCACCTTCCGCCCCGACAAGGCCATGACGCCCGAGGCCGCCGACTACCGCCAGTACCTCGATAAGCTGGGCGCGGCGGCCAATGTAGACATTCGCACCTACGCCGACCTGCTGGCCGCCCTGCGCCAGCGCCACGATTTCTTCGCTAGCCTCGGCGGCCGCCTCTCCGACCACGGCCTGGAGCAGATTTATGCCGCCGACTATACCGCCGCCGAGGTCGCCGCCATTTTTGAAAAAGCGCAGGCTAGCCAGCCGCTTTCGCCGTTGGAGGTGGAGCAATTCAAGTCGGCCATGCTGGTCGAGCTGGCCATCATGGACTGGGAGAAGGGCTGGACGCAGCAGTTTCACCTCGGTGCGCTCCGTAACAATAATACCCGCGCCCTGCGCGAGCTAGGCCCCGACACGGGCTGGGACTCGATTGGCGACTTCTCGCAGGCCCGGGCGCTCTCGCGCTTCTTAGACCGGCTCGACAACCAGAATAAGCTGGCCAAAACTATCCTCTACAACCTCAACCCGGCCGATAACGACCTGTTTGCCACCATGATTGGCAACTTTCAGGATGGCTCGGTAGCGGGTAAAATTCAGTTCGGCTCGGGCTGGTGGTTTCTGGACCAGAAGGATGGCATGGAAAAGCAGCTTAATGCCCTCAGCAACATGGGCTTGCTGAGCCAGTTTGTGGGCATGCTCACCGACTCGCGCAGCTTCCTCTCCTTCCCGCGCCACGAGTATTTCCGCCGCATTCTGTGCAACCTGCTGGGCCGCGACGTGGAGAACGGCGAGCTGCCCGCCGAGGAGCTACCCTGGCTAGGTAAGCTGGTAGAAAATATCAGCTACGGCAATGCCAAAACCTACTTTGGCTTTGAGGCGGCCGCCAAGCCGGTGAGCACGGGAGAGTTGGTGGCTAGCTAGGCCCTCTCTTTGCCTGAAACCCTCGTTTACGCCTGCCTCACTGGCAGGGTATCGGGAACGTTTGCATTAAAAAAGACGGGAAAAGCAGGTTTACGCACCCTTTACTAGCCTACCTTTCCCGTCTCATTCCCTCCTGACCAGCGCCCGGCTCGGCCCTCGCCGGGCTAAAAACGACCCTAGCGCCCCCGCCCTCATGAAGCAAGTCGTAACCTTCGGCGAAGTGATGATGCGGCTCTCGCCGCCGCTGAACTACCGGCTGCCGCAGACCGCCACCCTCGAAGTAACCTACGGCGGCGGCGACGCCAACGTAGCCGCCGCCCTCTCCCAAATGGGCGTGCCCGCCGCCCACGTGTCGGCCTTTCCGGCCAATGAGCTGGGCTACGCCGCCGCCAACCACCTGCGCCGCTACGGCGTCGATACCACCCACTGCCACTTCACCGAAGGCCACCGGCTAGGGCTGTATTTCTTGGAAGTCGGTGCCTCGCTGCGGCCCAGCCGCATCGTGTACGACCGCGCTGACTCGGCCTTCGCGCACCTCGACCCCAGCGCTTTTAACTGGGATGAAATCCTGAAAGAAGCCGGCTGGCTGCACTGGACGGGTATCACGCCCGCCATCTCGGCCGCCGCCGCCCAGGCCACGGCCGACGCCATTGCGGCGGCGCGCCGGCTAGGGGTCACCGTATCGGCCGACGTGAACTACCGCCGCAACCTGTGGCAGTATGGCCAAAAGGCGCAGGATGTGATGCCGGGCTTGGTCGAAGGCTGCGACATTGTAGTCTGCACCGAGGGCGACGCCGACGACCTGTTCGGCATCAAGGCCGACGCGGATTCGGACAACGGCTTCATCTCAATGAGCCAGCAATTGACCCAGCGCTTTCCCAATATTAAGCGAGTGATTGCCACCCGCCGCCAAACGCAGAGCGCCTCGCACGAGCGCATTTGCGGGCTGCTGTGGGATGATGGCGAGTTTTTCGAAACGCCCTTCTACGACATCACGCCGGTGGTGGACCGCATCGGCGGCGGCGACTCGTTCATTTCGGGCTTCATCTACGGCTCAACTACTTACGAAGACCGCGCGCAGGCGCTCTCCTTCGCCACCATCGCCTCGGCGCTGAAACACACCATTCACGGCGACATCAACCTGGTGACGCCGGCCGAAGTCGAGCACCTCATGCAGGGCAACCTCACCGGGCGGCTGCTCCGCTAGCGCGCTTCAATTATCAATTAGCAGTGAGCAATTATTAATTGACTCGCTACTAGTAATTGATAATTGCTCACTGCTAATTGAAACTAAAAATGTCTTCCCAAGAAGTTATTACCCGTACCCTGGCCGCGCCGCTGGTGCCGGTTTTTTTCCACGCCGATGCGGCTTATGCGCAGTCCATTGTGCGGGGCTGCTACGCGGGGGGCGTCCGGGTATTTGAGTTTACCAACCGGGGCGCGAATGCCTTCGAGGTATTTCAGGAGCTAGCCAAGCTGGTGGCCGCCGACTGCCCCGACCTCGTGCTGGGCATCGGCACCATCTACACCGCCGCCGAGGCCGAGCGCTTCATCGCGGCCGGCGCGGCCTTCGTGGTGCAGCCCGTGACCACCGCCGAGGTAGCCGCCGCCTGCCAGCGGCACGACGTGGCCTGGGTGCCCGGCGCCATGACGCCTAATGAGATTTATGCCGCCACCCAGCTAGGGGCGCAGCTGGTTAAAATCTTCCCCGGCAACCTGGTTGGCCCGGACTACATTAAGGCCCTGCGCGGCCCCATGCCCGGCACCAAGCTCATGGTGACGGGCGGCGTCGAGCCCACCGAGGCTAGCCTCACCGAGTGGTTTGGGGCCGGCGTGAACGTGGTGGGCGTGGGCTCGCAGCTCTTCAAGGGGGCTAGCGACGCGGCCACCATCACGGCGCGGGTAGCTCCGCTGATGCAGTTTTTACAGAAGCGAGTAGCGGCTGGTTGATAAACACTAATTGGTTGTCAATGCTTGGCAGGCTCGCAAGGCCAACCGAATTTTAAGTATTCGATACGAAAGCTCTATTCTATGAATCCCACCCTTCGCAGCTCGCCGCCCGGTGCCGATACGGCGGCCGTCATCGGCCGGTACCGCTGGACTATCTGTTCGCTGGTGTTCTTTGCCACCACCATCAACTACCTCGACCGGGCGGTTATCTCGCTGCTGAAGCCCTACCTCGAAACGGCGTTTCGCTGGAACGCGGGCGACTACGCCAACATCGAGATTGCCTTCAAGCTGGCCTACGCGGTGGGCATGATTGGGGTGGGCCGCATCATCGACAAGCTGGGTACCAAGCTCGGCTACGCGCTTTCGACGGCGCTGTGGAGCGTGGCCGCCATGGGCCACGCGCTGGTGAGCAGCACGCTGGGCTTTGGGGTGGCGCGGGGCTTTCTTGGGATTACCGAAGCCGGTAATTTCCCGGCCGCCATCAAGACGACGGCCGAGTGGTTTCCGCAGCGCGAGCGGGCCCTGGCCACGGGCATCTTCAACTCTGGCTCCAACGTGGGCGCTATTGTGGCGCCGCTCACGGTGCCACTCATCGCCGAAACCATCGGCTGGCAGTGGGCTTTCATCCTCACTGGCGCGCTGGGTTTCGTGTGGCTGGTGCTGTGGATGCTCGTGTACGAAACGCCGGCCGAGAGCAAGCGCCTGAGCAAGGCCGAGTTTGATTACATCAATGCCGATATTCCGGTGGGCCTGCCCACTGAGGGCGTGACGGAGGAAAAGCCCAAGGTGGGCTGGCTGCCGCTGCTGGGCTTCCGCCAGACCTGGGCCTTCGTGCTGGGCAAGTTCATTACCGACCCCATCTGGTGGTTTTACCTGTTCTGGTTGCCCGACTTTCTGACCAAGCAGTACCACCTCAAGGGCACGGCCATTGCCCTGCCGGTGGCGGCCGTGTACGTGCTCTCGAGCATCGGCAGCGTAGGCGGCGGCTACTTGCCGCTCGGGTTTATCAAGCGCGGCATGCCGGCTTTCAAGGCCCGCAAAACGGCCATGCTGCTCATTGCCTGCTGCGTGTTCCCGATTGTGTTTGCGCAGTGGCTGGGGGGCATGAATATGTGGCTGGCGGTGCTGGTTATCGGCATTGCGGCGGCGGCCCACCAGGCGTGGAGCGCCAACATCTTCACCACCGTATCGGACATGTTTCCGAAGCGCGCCGTGGCCTCGGTTACGGGTATTGGCGGGATGGCGGGCGGCCTGGGCGGCATCGCCCTCACGGCCCTGGTGCAGAAGCGCATGTTTGTGCACTTCGAGAGCATCGGGCAGCTCGACAAGGCCTACTACATCATGTTTTTCATCTGCGGGGCGGCCTACCTGGTGGCCTGGGTGCTGATGTTCGCGCTGGTACCGCGCATGGAGCCCATCAAGCTCGATGAGAGCGACATTCTCCCCACTGCTTCTTAAGCTGCTTCTATGAAACGCTCGTTCACCGCGCTGGCGCTGCTAGCCCTGCCTTTGCTTGCCCAGGCCCAAACTGCGCCCAAAGCCCGCCCGCACACTATGGCCCGGCTGCCCACCCAAAGCAATCCGGCCCAGCGCAACGCCGAGGCGGCTAAGGAAGTGGAGGCGCTGGAACGCCAGCGCTTCGCCGCCCAGGTCAGTAAGGACTATGTTTTTCTCGAAAAAGCCTTTGCCGACGACCTGGTGTACACTCACGCCAGCGGCAAGCAGAATGGCAAAGCCGACTACCTGCAAAGTATTCGCGACGGCAAGAGCGTGTACGATAAGATTGACGTGGAAAACCTCAACGTGCGCGCCTACAATGGCGGCACCGCGGCCGTGGTGAATGGCCAAATTACCATCTACCAGCCCAATAAGCCCGACGGCTCGCCCAACGTGGCCCACCTCAAGTACGTGACCGTGCAGATTAAAAATCCGCAGGGCTGGCAGGTAGTGTTGTGGCAGTCGCAGAAGCAGCCGGAAGCCACTAAATAGGTCGTTCAGCCGTGCGCTGGCGCGGGGCTCTGCCCCGTGCCGACACCCCGAATTACTCCAACGACTGCGGGCCAGAGGCCCGCGCCTATCCGGCACGGGGCAGAGCCCCGCGCCAACGTGCTACTATGTCTACCTCCCCTCCGCTACCCTCGCCCGACGAGCTGGCCACGCCCGTCGGCACCACCCTTGAGCGCTACATCATGCGCAAGCAGGCCGAGTTTCCGTTTGCCACCGGCGAGCTCTCGCAGCTGCTGCGCGACGTGGCCCTGGCCAGCAAAATCATGGTGCGCGAGGTGAGCCGCGCCGGCCTTAGCAGCTTGGCCGAGGCCGTGGGCCCCGAGGGCGAAACCACTGCCCCGAGCCACCGCCTGGGCGAGGAGGCGCACATCCGCTTCGTGCGTGCCCTCACCAACGGCCGCGAGTGCTGCGCCGTGCTCAGCGAGGCCCGGCCCGACCTCATCGAAACCGGCAACCCCGACGGCAAGTACGTGGTGGCGCTCAACCCGCTCAACGGCTCGGTGAGCCTCGACTTCAACGTGAGCACGGGCACCATCTTCAGCATCTACCGGCGCGTGAGCCGCTACGGCGGGCCCGCTAGGGCCGAGGATTTTACGCAAGGCGGCCGGGCGCAGGTGGCGGCGGGCTACATCCTCTACGGCTCGAGCGTGATGCTGGTGTACACCACCGGCCACGGCGTGGCGGGCTTCACCTACGAGCCGAGTCTGGGTGAGTTTTTCCTCTCTCACCCCAAGCTGACGATTCCGGCGCAGGGCACGGTATTCTCGTGCAACGAGGGCAACTGGTTTGACTTTCCGGAGTTTGCCCGCACCTTCCTCACCACCTGCAAGCAGCGCCGCTACACCGCCCGCTACGTGGGCTCGCTGGCCGCCGACTACCACCGCAACCTCTTCACGGGCGGCATTTACCTCTACCCGCCCACCGGCGAATGGCCCAGCGGCAAGCTGCGCCTGCTCTACGAGGCCTACCCCATCGCCTTCGTGACCGAGCAGGCCGGCGGCGTGGCCGTAACCGGCGCCGCCGATGTGCTCGATGTGCCCCTAGCCAGGATTTGCACCAGCGCGTGCCGCTCTTCGTAGGCTCGGCCGAGCTGGTGCGCGAGCTGCAAGCCGTGGCGGCGCAGTAGCCCGGACGCTCAGTCCGGCCGTGAACCTAGCGAGTAACAATGGGCGAACGACCGGTAGCGTGCGGGGCGCACCAGGCATGCGGCCGGACTGAACGCCCGGGCTACTTACTGGCAACCGCCCTAACTATTAGGCCAGTCGGCCGTTTTACAGGTCTGATTCCTTTCACCAATGCGCCCAACCAACACCCGGCGCCCTTCTTTTTCATGCCTAAAATCATTGCCCCCGAAGTCGTATTCAGCAAGCTGCTGAATGACGTGCAGCAGGCCGTACCCGAAATATTTACCGCCGACGGCGGCTTTCTCAACCTGCTCGAAGGCAAGTGGCAGGCGCCCGGCGAGCCCCGCGCTTTCCATTCGCCCATTGATGGCTCCGACATTGGTGCGCTGCCTATGCTCAAGCACGATGCCGCCCTGCGCGCCGTGCGCTTTGCCAAGGGCGAAGCCGCCGCCTGGGCCGCCACCCCACTGGCCGAGCGCAAGCGCCGCGTGCAGGACTGCCTCGACCAGCTGCGCCCGCACATCGACCTGGTGAGCAAGCTGCTGATGTGGGAAATCGGCAAAACCTACAAGCTGGGCTTCAACGACATCGACCGCGCCATCGAGGGTGTGCAGTGGTACGTGGAAAACATCGAGGGCCTGCTCGGCGACCGCCGCCCGCTGGGCCTCGTCAGCAACATTGCTTCCTGGAACTACCCCATGTCGGTGCTCATGCACGCGGTGCTGGTGCAGGCGCTGGCCGGCAACTCGGTTATCGCCAAAACACCCACCGACGGCGGCTTCATCTCGCTGAGCCTCACCTTCGCCATTGCCCGCCGCGCCGGCCTGCCCGTGACGCTGGTGAGCGGCCCCGGCGGCGAGCTCAGCGATGTGCTGGTGAAGGACCCGGCCGTGGATTGCCTCAGTTTCGTGGGCGGGCGCTACAACGGCCGCAACATCGCCGACGCCCTGAGCGTGGAGCACAAGCGCTACATGCTGGAGATGGAGGGCGTGAACACCTACGGCCTCTGGAACTACTCGCAGTGGGACAAGCTGGCCGAGCAGCTCGTCAAAGGCTACGACTACGGCAAGCAGCGCTGCACGGCCTACGTGCGCTGGGTGGTGCAGCGCGAGTTGTTTCCGCAGTTTCTCGAAACCTACACCAAGGCCATCGGCAGCCTTAAGGTGGGCAACCCGACCCTGGTGGACAACCCCGGCGACAAGCTGCCCGACCTGGCTTTCGGCCCCGTCATCAATGCCCATCAGGCCGAAAGCCTCGACGAGCTCTTCACCGATGCCAGCAAGCACGGCGCCATTCCGTTCTACCAAGGCAAGCTCGACGACAGCCTCTTTTTGCCCGGCCAAGACCGCTCGGCCTACCGCGCGCCGCGGGCGCTGGTGGGCCTGCCCCGCCAGGCCGAGCTGTATTTCAAGGAGCCCTTCGGCCCCATCGACACGGTGGTGCTCGTGGACCGCGTGGAGGAGCTGGTGGGCGAGATGAACATCTCGAACGGCGCCCTGGTGAGCGCGCTGGGCTCGGACGATGAGAAGTGGGCCGCCCGCACCGCCAAGGAGCTGCGCGCCTTCAAGGTGGGCATCAACCAGCTGCGCAGCCGCGGCGACCGCGAAGAAGTATTTGGCGGCCTGGGCGAAAGCTGGAAGGGCGCCTTCGTGGGCGGCAAGCTGCTCGTAGAGGCCGTAACCCAGGGCGCCCCCAGCCAGCCCGTGCTCGGCAACTACCCCGACGCCGTGCTGCTGCCCGAAAAGGCCTAGCGCGGCGTTTATCTAAAGTCGAATCGGGGTCGTTTTCCAGCCGGGAAACGGCCCTTTCGCTTGCTACTCTACCCGATAACATGAAAAATAAGCTTACCCTGCTCGCGCTGCTGTTGGCGCTAACTAGCCTGCCCGCCGCCGCCCAGTCCCCCTCCCCCCCGTTATCGACTGGAAGGCGCCCGCCACGCTGCCCACTTACCTCTTGCAGCAGGTGCACCAGCAGTACGCCCCGCGCCGGCTAGCCCTCGATGCGGCGCTGGCCTCGGCGGCCGGCACGGCGGCGTACCGCGACTCGGCGCGGGCGCGCTTCCGGCGGGTGCTGGGGCCGCTGCCGGCGCGCACGCCGCTGCGGGCGCGGGTGGTGGGCACGGTGGCGCAGGTGGGCTTTCGGATTGAGAAAATTATTTACGAGAGCTTGCCGCACCACCACGTCACGGCCAATTTGTACGTGCCCGCAGGCCAGGGCGAAAAGCCGGCGGCGCTGCTGTTTTGCGGGCACGAGCAGACTAGCAAGGCCACGCCCAGCTACCAGCAAACGGCCCGGCTGCTGGCCCGCAATGGCTTCGTAGTGCTCGTTATCGACCCCGTGAGCCAGGGCGAGCGGATGCAGCTGGTGGACCCTGGCGGGAAATTTCTCACCCGCGGCGGCACTACCGAGCATACCTTGCTTAATGCCCAGGCTAACCTGCTAGGCACCAACCTGCCCGCCGAGGAGCTGTGGGACAACGTGCGCAGCCTCGATTACCTGCTGACCCGGCCCGAGGTCGATGCCGCTCGCGTGGGCTGCCTTGGCAACTCGGGCGGCGCTACCCAGACCGCCTACTTCATAGGCTACGACGAGCGGGTAAAAGTGGCGGCGCTGTGCAGCTACGTGGCCGCCGGCGAGCGCAACCTCACCCTTACCGGTCCCGCCGATGGCTGCGTGATGCTGCCCGGCGCCGGCGCGGCCGGCCTCGACGTAGCCGACTGGCCCATCATGTTCGCGCCCAAGCCGCTGCTGCTACTCACCGGCCGCTACGACTTTGTGGACCAGACCGACCTGGAAGCCGCCTACGCCGACACGCGCCGCGCCTACGCTGCCCTGGGCGCAGCCGCGCAAACGGATATTTTTACCTACGACGACGGCCACGGCATTTCGGTGCCTAAGCGGGCGGCGGCGGTGGCGTGGTTTCGGCGCTGGCTGGGGGCTAGCGGGCCAGCCGTGGCCGAGGAGGCTACGCCCATTGCTTTGCCCGAGGCTACGCTGCGCTGCACGGCCACCGGGCAGGTAGCCACGGCCTTTAAGGACGAACAAAGCCTGGCGGCCCTACACCTGGCCCAGGCGCGGGCGCTAGCCAAGGCCCGGCCTACCTACTCGCCCGAGGCGCTGGCGGGCGTGCTGCAACGCGAGCTGGGTACCTACCCGGTACTCAGCCTGGCACCCGGCTCCGTGGAAGTGCGCGATACCCTGCGCCTGCCCAGTGGCCAAGCCTGGCAAGCTGTCGTGCTGCGGCGGGCGGGCGAGCCCCCACTGCCCGCCCGCCGCCTGCTGCCCCCGGCGGGCGCGCTGGCCCCCACGCGCCTCGTGTTGTGGTTGCCCGGCCAGGGCATGGCCACGGTACTGCGCGACAGCGCCGCCCGCCTGGCCGCCTACCAGCGCCAGGGCACCGCCGTGCTGCTAGCCGACCTACGCGGCCTGGGCGAAACCACCGACCCAGCGGCATTTAACGACCCCAAATATTATAACCAGGAATACCGCGATGCCTCGCTAGCCCTGCACCTGAGCCGCCCGCTGCTCGCCCAGCGCGTGGCCGACGTAAGCCTGCTGCTAGCCTACGTGCGCCACGCCGCTCCCCTGCGCGACTTACCGCTCGTGCTACGGGGCGATGGCCGGGCAACCCTGGCGGTGCTGCATGCGGCGGTGCTGGCCCCGCTCTTCGCTCAGCAAAGCTCAACGGCGAAGCGCACACTCGCCTCCCAGGTCGAGCAGGTGCAGGTGGGCAGCGGGCCACCCTCGTTCCAGTATTTTCTCGAAAACCCGGCCGCTAAAGATGCTTATTCGGAGGTGGTGCCGGGCGTGCTGCGCTCATACGACGTACCCGACCTGCACCGGGCGCTGGGCGCGCGGCTCATTCCGTAGCCTTGCCCGCCTGGCAAGCTGAAACTGTGCCAATTAACTACTAGGCGCCCGAAGTTGGTTTAAAAAAATAATTTTTACCATACAGCACTTACCAATGACAAAATAGGATTGTGGTTAGGGCAGCAGCACGTACATTTGCTGCCGCCGCACCCGCTACCGGCCCTGGTGGCTACGGCAGGCGCGGCGGCTGCTCCCCATACTCTACCCTACAATTTATGAAAGCATCGCTTACCACCATCTTTCTCCTAGCATTGGTTCTGAGTCAGCGCCCCGCCCTGGCTTCTTCGAACGACCCCGAGCGCCCCACGCCCAGCGTGGGCATGCTGGCCGGTGGCGGCATCGGGGCGAGCCCGCTGGTGCGCTACCTGGCGGCCACGCTCCAGCTTTCGCCCGAGCGCACGGTGGCCGTGCAGAAAGCCGTGCAAAACCATCGGCGGCTGACCCGCACGCCCGAGCTGCTGGCCGACCGCCTGTCTCAGGTGCTTACTCCCAGCGAGTTTGAACGCTTTCAGCAGCTCCGCGACGACGCCACCATAGCCGACGACCTGCGCGTGGTGGCCCGGCGCTAGGCCCTAAGCCTTGACCGACGGCTCGGCAGCTTCGGGCTGCTGCACGGTAGCCAGCTGCGTATCGAGGGCGATTTCGAAGCGGTCGAGTTCCAACTCAACCTGCCGCACGGCCTCTTCGCTGAACGTGGCGGCGCGGTGCAGCCGCACCAGCTGCTGGCGCTGGTGCTCGGTTACGTCGAGGCGGCAGCGCAGCAAGCCTTCAAATGAGGTAGCGGCCTGAGTTTCGGCTTCGGTGGGCGGCTGCTCGTCGGTGGCCTCATTGGCGGCGAAGGTGCCGTGCAGGCGGCGCGCCTGGCGGCGCAGCACTTCGCGCAGGGTTAGCAGGTTAGAATCGGGCGGCGCCGAAGCGGCGGCCTCGGCGGCCAGGCGCTGGTCGAGGTAGGCCAGCGCGTCGCGGGTGAGGGCCAGTCGCAGCTCCTGCGCCTCGGCGGCGCGCTGGGCGGGCGACTCCTGCACGGCTAGCCGGCGCACCAGCCAGGGCAGGCTCAGCCCCTGCACCAGCAGCGTAACCAGGATAACCACGAAGGTGATAAACAAGATGGTATTGCGCTGCGGAAAGGCCGTGCCGCCGCGCACGGCCAGCGGCAGGGCCAGCGCCGTAGCTAGCGACACTACCCCCCGCATCCCGGCCCAGGAAGTAATAAAGAGGTTGCGCTTGGGTGCCATTTCGCCGGGTCGGCCCAGCAGGCGCCCCAGCCAGTGCCCCAGGTACGACACCGGAAATACCCAGCCCATACGAATGGCAATCGCCAAGGCACTCACCAGCAAGCCGTAGCCCAGCGTGGGCCAAAACGCGCCCGCGCCGAGCCCCGTCAGGATGGTGCGCAGCTCCAGCCCAATTATCAAGAAAACCAGGCCATTGAGTAAAAAGCCTAGCACCCGCCAGAAGCTGTGCTTGAGCAGCCGCGTCTGGTTATCGTAGATATCGTGCGAGCGCCGGCTCATCATCAGGCCCATTGCCACTACGGCCAGCACCCCCGACACACCCACGTGCTCGGCGGCCAGGTAAATACCAAATGGCAGCAGCAGCGAGAGGGCCGTAATGAGCGTGGCATCGGTCAGGAAATTCTGAATGCGCACCACCAGGTAGCCCACCGCGATGCCAATGCCCGCCCCGCCGCCGGCCACCCACAAAAAGTGCCAGCTGGCATCCCAAAGGCCAAACGTGCCGCTCACCACCGCCGCCACGGCGTAGCGGTAGGCAATGAGCGCCGAGGCGTCGTTTACCAGGCTCTCGCCTTCCAGAATGCCCGTGATGCGGCGCGGCAGCCCCAGGCCTTTCGTGACGCTGGTGGCCGCCACGGCGTCGGGTGGGGCCACTACCGCGCCCAGCACAAAGCCCATCGCCCAGCTAAAGCCCGGAATAAAGTAGTGCGCCAGGGCCGCTACGGCCGTAGTCGTGAGCAGCACCAGCCCTACCGCCAGCAGCATAATGGGCCGCCGGTTGGCCACAAACTCGTGCCACGACATCTGGTAGCTCGCCTCGTAGAGCAGGGGCGGCAGAAAGATGAAGAAGATAAGGTTGGGGTCAATGTCGATGGCCGGCAGGCCGGGCACCAATCCTAGCAGCCCGCCCGCCAGCACCAGCAGCACCGGGTAGGGCAGCTTGAGCCGGGGCGCCAGCGCCGAAAGCGCCACCAGCAGGGCTAGCAGAAAGATGATGAGGGCGAGGTGTTCCAAATGAGTAGCGTATGGGGTAGCAATAACTAAAATCAGAACGTCATGCTGAGCTTGCCGCAGCAGCTCGCTCGCATCGCTAGGGTTGCCAACCCCAACGATTCGGGCGAGCTGCTGCGGCAAGCTCAGCATGACGTTCGTTTTGGCTTATACGCTTTTCTTAAAGCAGAGGGTCTATTCAGCTTCAGCCATAGCCTCCGCTGCCCTAGCCAGCCCGCCGTCGAAACCGCAGCGGCAGCGCGCCGCCCGGCCGCAGCGTAATGAGCGGCGACATAATAGGCACGGCGGGGCTAGCCGGCTCTACTTGGTAGCGGCGCAGCGTCTGAATGAGCACCAGTTGCAACTCGGTGAGCGCAAACTGTTGGCCCACGCACAGCCGCGGGCCCGCGCCAAACGGCAGGTAGCCATAGGCCGGCAGCGGCGGCTGGGCGCCGGCCGCAAAGCGCTCGGGCCGAAATACTTCGGCATCGGGCCACAGCGCGGGGTGGTGATGCAAGCCGTAGAGGTACAAGGAAAACAGCGTCCCCTTGGGGATGGGCTGCCCCTGAAACTCGTCGGGCTCGGTGGCCACGCGGTCCATTATCCAGGCCGGCGGGTAGAGGCGCATGGCTTCCTGCACCACGTGCAGGGCGTAGGGCAGCCGGGGCAGGTCGGCAAACTCGGGCGGCCGGCCACCGGGCAGCTCGCGCTCGATTTCGGCTACCAGCGCGGCCTGCTCGGCGGGGTGGCGGGCCAGCAGGTAGAGCGCCCAGGCCAGGGCATTGGCCGAGGTTTCGTGGCCAGCCACCAGCAGAATGTTCAGCTCGTCGAGCAGCTGGTTTTCGGTCATCGCCTCACCGGTGTCTTCGTAGCGGGCGTCGAGCAGCATTTGCAGCAGGTCGTCGGGCGCGGGTGGGCCGGCGGCCGCTTGCGCCGCTTGGTGCCGGGCGATGGCCGCCCGCACCAACTCACGCAGCTGGCTAGCCAGCCGGTCGTGGCGGCCGTAGTTGCCGCGCACCCAGTGCCAGGGCCGCAAGTATGGCTGCCGGATGGTAGTAATGTAAAACGCTTGAATGTCCGTGAGCCAGTCGCTGAGCTGGGCCAGCTGCCCTTCGCTGAGGCTGTCGCCAAATACCGACCTGGCCACGATGCGAAACGCCACCCGCGTCATGGCGGCGTGCACGTCGAGCTCGGCCACCGGGCTAGCGGCAGTCAGCGCATCAAGCTCGGCCACCCACTCGTCGGCCGCCGCCCGCATCAGGCGCGTGAGGCCCGCCAGCCGCTGCCGGTGAAAGCCCGGCTGAATGAGCCGGCGCTGGCGCAGCCAGTCGGCGCCTTCGTTGGTGAGCAGGCCG
The genomic region above belongs to Hymenobacter sp. BRD128 and contains:
- a CDS encoding aldehyde dehydrogenase family protein, with amino-acid sequence MPKIIAPEVVFSKLLNDVQQAVPEIFTADGGFLNLLEGKWQAPGEPRAFHSPIDGSDIGALPMLKHDAALRAVRFAKGEAAAWAATPLAERKRRVQDCLDQLRPHIDLVSKLLMWEIGKTYKLGFNDIDRAIEGVQWYVENIEGLLGDRRPLGLVSNIASWNYPMSVLMHAVLVQALAGNSVIAKTPTDGGFISLSLTFAIARRAGLPVTLVSGPGGELSDVLVKDPAVDCLSFVGGRYNGRNIADALSVEHKRYMLEMEGVNTYGLWNYSQWDKLAEQLVKGYDYGKQRCTAYVRWVVQRELFPQFLETYTKAIGSLKVGNPTLVDNPGDKLPDLAFGPVINAHQAESLDELFTDASKHGAIPFYQGKLDDSLFLPGQDRSAYRAPRALVGLPRQAELYFKEPFGPIDTVVLVDRVEELVGEMNISNGALVSALGSDDEKWAARTAKELRAFKVGINQLRSRGDREEVFGGLGESWKGAFVGGKLLVEAVTQGAPSQPVLGNYPDAVLLPEKA
- a CDS encoding acetylxylan esterase, coding for MQQVHQQYAPRRLALDAALASAAGTAAYRDSARARFRRVLGPLPARTPLRARVVGTVAQVGFRIEKIIYESLPHHHVTANLYVPAGQGEKPAALLFCGHEQTSKATPSYQQTARLLARNGFVVLVIDPVSQGERMQLVDPGGKFLTRGGTTEHTLLNAQANLLGTNLPAEELWDNVRSLDYLLTRPEVDAARVGCLGNSGGATQTAYFIGYDERVKVAALCSYVAAGERNLTLTGPADGCVMLPGAGAAGLDVADWPIMFAPKPLLLLTGRYDFVDQTDLEAAYADTRRAYAALGAAAQTDIFTYDDGHGISVPKRAAAVAWFRRWLGASGPAVAEEATPIALPEATLRCTATGQVATAFKDEQSLAALHLAQARALAKARPTYSPEALAGVLQRELGTYPVLSLAPGSVEVRDTLRLPSGQAWQAVVLRRAGEPPLPARRLLPPAGALAPTRLVLWLPGQGMATVLRDSAARLAAYQRQGTAVLLADLRGLGETTDPAAFNDPKYYNQEYRDASLALHLSRPLLAQRVADVSLLLAYVRHAAPLRDLPLVLRGDGRATLAVLHAAVLAPLFAQQSSTAKRTLASQVEQVQVGSGPPSFQYFLENPAAKDAYSEVVPGVLRSYDVPDLHRALGARLIP
- a CDS encoding Na+/H+ antiporter; amino-acid sequence: MEHLALIIFLLALLVALSALAPRLKLPYPVLLVLAGGLLGLVPGLPAIDIDPNLIFFIFLPPLLYEASYQMSWHEFVANRRPIMLLAVGLVLLTTTAVAALAHYFIPGFSWAMGFVLGAVVAPPDAVAATSVTKGLGLPRRITGILEGESLVNDASALIAYRYAVAAVVSGTFGLWDASWHFLWVAGGGAGIGIAVGYLVVRIQNFLTDATLITALSLLLPFGIYLAAEHVGVSGVLAVVAMGLMMSRRSHDIYDNQTRLLKHSFWRVLGFLLNGLVFLIIGLELRTILTGLGAGAFWPTLGYGLLVSALAIAIRMGWVFPVSYLGHWLGRLLGRPGEMAPKRNLFITSWAGMRGVVSLATALALPLAVRGGTAFPQRNTILFITFVVILVTLLVQGLSLPWLVRRLAVQESPAQRAAEAQELRLALTRDALAYLDQRLAAEAAASAPPDSNLLTLREVLRRQARRLHGTFAANEATDEQPPTEAETQAATSFEGLLRCRLDVTEHQRQQLVRLHRAATFSEEAVRQVELELDRFEIALDTQLATVQQPEAAEPSVKA
- a CDS encoding cytochrome P450, translated to MREPSTAAPAGGWPQVPRRITLRNSLKSARDPIGALNQLLAHYGDTVRLYLGGVRPTVVTRDPALMQHILQKNHRRYHKSDLTHGLVRYLGRGLLTNEGADWLRQRRLIQPGFHRQRLAGLTRLMRAAADEWVAELDALTAASPVAELDVHAAMTRVAFRIVARSVFGDSLSEGQLAQLSDWLTDIQAFYITTIRQPYLRPWHWVRGNYGRHDRLASQLRELVRAAIARHQAAQAAAGPPAPDDLLQMLLDARYEDTGEAMTENQLLDELNILLVAGHETSANALAWALYLLARHPAEQAALVAEIERELPGGRPPEFADLPRLPYALHVVQEAMRLYPPAWIMDRVATEPDEFQGQPIPKGTLFSLYLYGLHHHPALWPDAEVFRPERFAAGAQPPLPAYGYLPFGAGPRLCVGQQFALTELQLVLIQTLRRYQVEPASPAVPIMSPLITLRPGGALPLRFRRRAG